The following nucleotide sequence is from Mugil cephalus isolate CIBA_MC_2020 chromosome 18, CIBA_Mcephalus_1.1, whole genome shotgun sequence.
AGCGGTATGGCCACTATTTCAGAGAACCCTGCCGTCATTTCACCCAGgatgcacattttcatttatttttgcactttcttATATGAGCCAACTGTGgagatgttaatgttaattcTCAGACTTAAAATGCCTCAGCATCCAATTGGTTAAATGGGAGTACTTGACACATTTGAAGTGGCGAGCCCAGaaatatgcatttaaatgaagttaaatCCCTATGAGGTATCAAAATGGCCCGCTGAAGAAATGACAGTGAATGCGTTTACAGGATTCATAGCCGAGCATCTGTGGAGATGTTTCTGCTAAAAAATACGACGCCACAAATGTGACCTTTGTGAGTAAAGTTCCAAAAACACACCTTCAATGGCCTCTTTTGTGCTACTTAGGACTGAGCTGACCAGTCGTTAACCTGGAGGGAAACtccaaatgacaaataaacctGAATCTGAAACTGAATCTAAAAGAAGGGTTTGTATTTGATTTTCAAAAATGGTCTTTTCTGTAGATTTCACAAAACTGAACACAAGAGAAAAAGTGcaagaaattatattttactaTGAATAACAAgcttaaccaaaaaaaaaaaaaaaaaaaaaaaaacacttgttcaGGACTAGAACATCCACTTataataaaagctgaaaacttttaaaagtcACCAAGACATTAAATTTAACTAGGTTAATTAGGCTAGCTAGGCTAACTGTTGCATTAGCTTAAACTAAGCTGGTTAGCTACCAGCTCTGAAGATCAATTGTATGAAATTTTGTATGAAGCAGAGTCAAAAACGTTCAGGAAATCGTTAATTACATCATTGCCAATTAAAACCTAAAGCTGGACAGTCACTGTAAAAGTATGTGAAAGAAGGGCTCGTGCAGTATAATCAGGTGTAACTCCCCAGTGCTAACTCTTAAGCTCCTAGAGAAGATGTGGAGGACATGACCTCAGTGTCCTGAATAGTGGCTATGACAATGCCAGCGTGTTATTTTGTCTCCTCACAATTCTAAACATGGCAACACACaattaaccacacacacacactgtatgctgcaatcaaatcaaatctaatGAGACAAAGTACAGCAGTTTGGTTCTGGGCCGTGTTCAGATGCTGGACTCCCTCGCTGCTCCCTCTTCGCTTCCCTGCAGGTGTCGCTGTGACAGGATGTGTTTCAGAGTGTCCAGCTCCTGTGTCAGCTGTCCTATCCTGAGCTGCAGCTTCTggttctcctcctgcagctgcatGGCCCTCTGCTGGGTCAGCAGGATCCTCCTGCGGGCCTTGTCCCTGCTCTTCCTCACCGCGATGTTGTTCCTCTCGCGCCTCATGCGGTACTCCACACTGTCCTTGCTGATGCTTCTCTTGGTCACCGGGGCCCTCAGAGTGGGcagcaggaaggaggagaagtcCTGAAGTAGATAGATGTGGTTAATTTACAGGGGAAGATGGATGGTTTAGATTCAAGACAATTTCAGTTAAGACTCGTCTCTCACCTGCTGAGTGTTGCCATggctctggtggtggtgggtgctCGCGACGCTGGAGGCGTTGCTGTGGCAGGACGACGTGTACGGCAAGTACGACAGCCCCATCATCTGCTCGGCCACTCTGTCGTCGCCGCCCCCCCTGATCATCCCCTGAGACTGGCTGTACGAGATCATGTCCATCTGGGACATGTGGTTGCTCGGCGCCGCCTGGTTGGACGGGACAGGGTTCAGGGCCTGAGGCGGGTATGAGCTCACCCACTCCTGGATGACGGAGGACACCCTGGAATCAGACATCTTAGGGGACAAGAAGAGGACAAGAAGTTACTAGTTGATTATTAGATACacatttaactaaaaaaaaaaaaaaaaaaatgctgcttgtTAATGaactcttcttctacttcatTATATAAAGGTGTAAGTCGACACCCTGAAGAGGCTTCTGAGGAACTGAATTTGAAGTGAGACGTGACTCTTAAAAAAGTAAGCCTTGATATTTCTTATTCCACTACGCAATAGAAATTTCCTCACTGTGACTAAATATATCGAGGCACATATAAGAGCAGACTTTCCACAAtatgctttaatttaattaaacaaggttaaaaaaaatgctgttagAGGTACATTTCCTATTGATATTCTTTCAGTGTAAAGTATGATTAATGGCTTGATCAATTAGCCATATCATTTTGAAACTATTTTGATTTTGAATAGAACACAACAGGAACTAGTAAAAATCTGTaatcaataaaatgtaaagaCAGATAagataacataacataatataCAACCATGTATAcgcaattaaaatgaattagaCAAAATCCAACattaagacagaaaaagacaaataagaaataagaatgAATACGtctttaaagacaaaaatatatacatttatttataaaataaattagaaattacattgaggaaaatgtaaatgtcacaaCATCGCCTCTTCCCTGAACAACTCCTGTGACTGGATCCGTTATTTTAAACAATTGGCGCATGAACTTTTGCTTTTAAGTCTAGACTTTTAAATCTTCGtgagtttttctttattctaaAGTGTCGGTGACAGTCGTTACAGCTGTTTAACATCTGCAGGGTTCACTCCACACACTCTAAGAAAGCTACGATGTGACTTACCATGACTTTTCTTTAGTATCCACAGACTGAGAATAATCTTCAGGTTCTCCCCTGACTGAAGGAAAGacaggagacagacaggtaccCCTCTGATTGTCACACCatcacttcctctctctttctctctctctctctctctctctctccctctctctctctctctctgtctttaacaCATAAacctttgtttctgtctttgtgaggaaCCTGGCGGTGACACAATGCAGTCCTAAGTCCCTTAACCTTAtagtaacctttaccctaaaacccAGTCTTCATGGGTCGAAAATTGTTGGGCCCATGAAATATATAGTATTCAAATATTACATAGAAAATGGGCCCCAACAGCTTAATGcacaaagaaagaggaaaacacaaaaaggggcaatttttatttagtaatttaagcaattatttataatttgacAACCGGAACAACGTGATACCATAAAATCACgtggttatttttttatttatttattttaatatatatgtatatattattttaacgACGCAAATCCTAAACGTATTTATTTGCCTGGGTAAACAAAggttacataaaaataaaataaaatatttttttttctcgttcaGCACATCAAatgatacaaaataataaatagtgcACCAATGGATTATAGATGGTATCTTTACGTTATTTATTGCTACTACAAGTAACGTTTGATATTTTAGAGCGCTAAATTCAATGTCCTCCTGCGGCTTCCGTAGACCACTCTGGAATTAAAATGGCCGCTCCTGTAGACAACGTGAGTAGCTAGCTGCTAATTAATACGAAATTTGTTTTATCCTTTCACAGCCTGTACTaacatttatgttaatgttttacCTTCGTAATCCCTTCGATACTGATAAAACGGAGCGAGAATGGGTTTAAACGCTTCGCTTTAAAACTTCTTATTCACTTTGCAGCGAACTGGAAACCGCAATGTGGACtattattttatcattgtattttttattacttgTATGTTGACATATAATTGTCTTACAGGATTTAATACAAAGTGATTTACCCAAAGCTGTACAACTGCTGAATGATCTCACAGAGCAGGTATTAAAAGTTAATTATATTTGTGTTGATAATCTCATATGTTTCTGTTATGTTTACCAGtggagatctttttttttttttttttttaaaaaaaagatttgttaaGAAGTCATTGCTGTTGCTgtctttttaaaacacattcagtaCAAACATATGGTTTCAGGTTTTGGACTTTTAGTCTGATCAATGTGAGcacttttaactgtttaactgcAAATGTTTCGTTTTTTTGTACCTAAACTTAACAAACGAATGTAGTGGACCACAAAGTACAACATTTACCATTTGGATCTAATGGACGTTTAAGTCACTTGAGCTAGTTTGAACTATGTCAGAGGCCAAATGTTTAGAAATCACCAATAAAATCTTTATGTATTTAGTATccaaagtcaaaagtcaaatttttgctttaaaatgtaatgGACTGgaagcataaaataaaagtacaagtCAAAGTCAGTAACTATTTGTGttaatattgcatgtatttaatCACTTTCTCCctgtggaaacattttaataataccTTTTTAACATGATCTGTTGCATTTACACAGgatctcccttttttttttttttttttttaataggtaGCCTCAGTCACTAGTCATGTTCGTGAACTGCTGACGAAAGTCAAAGATGGGGCGTTTAAGACATCCAAGGTAATGCGTTCAACAGGTTTGCCTTTTTGGTAATTATATTGTGGTTATGTGAGAGAAACTGAACCTTTTCATGATCGACTTAGTCAGATCTTGTCTTGGAGAAGGCTCTGTCACAATTTTCCttcacctgattttttttatttttattttttacgacGTGCTAACATTATGTGTTTTCTAAAATGACccaaagaaaaaactgaactgGGCGGTGATGTAGCTTCCTGTGGGTCTCTCTGCTGAGTAGGACAGAGGACTCGATGGAAACGTGACGTTGTGAAAAGAAAACCGAACGGTCCAAATCAGAGTTTGACCCAGGTCTGCTCTCTTCTCTCGCTGCAGGGTTTGTCTTTCTTGGACCTTCGCTACCACCTGCTGCTCTTCTATCTCCAGGACCTCACTCACCTGATCAGCATCAAAACGGATGGAGGCAAAATTAAAGACAGTGAAGCCTTGAACAGAGTGGTCACCATCAGGACGGTAAGAGGTGCTTCAGATAAAGTCATTACTATCTGTACTGTTGACACGTAATTGTGTATTTCTTGTTCTTTTGTTAAGGTCCTGGAGAAAATGCGCCCCCTAGACCACAAACTGAAGTACCAGATTGATAAACTGGTGCGAACAGCTGTTACTGGCAGTTTAGGTGAGACGGGCGTCACTTAACCCTCTGTTGTCTGTGGCACAGAAACAGAGTCTGGTTTTGGTGTATAAACGTGTCttgtcttgatttcagctgaaAATGATCCGCTGCAGCTACGACCTAATCCCGAGAATCTCATCAGCAAAGTAAGGCCAGAGTTACGTGATCAAACACTGTGTCAGGCTCTAatacttaaatatatttttcttttatgtgatCGTTAGGAAAGGTAAAAAGTGTAACTACTGTTTTATTTGGTGTGCTTCGTTACCAGCTGGATGAATCGGAGGAATCTGAAGACGAAGCAGAGAACAAGGCAGCCTCAGAGAAGAAAGCAGCTCACTCTAGTGGCAGGAAATATGTACCGCCAAAGATTGCCCCAATGCACTATGGTAATGCTCTGTTTGCTTAtcacaataaatacacatacttcttagtatttgtttcttttctgctgctgccgtaaaaaaaaaaaaaaaaatcccctttgACTCTTTTGTTCAAGTAATGATGGGAAATCTCGCCTTTTGTCCTGCAGAGGGTGACATGACCGAGGCAGACAGGAAGAAGGCGCAGGTGGAGCGTCAGCGGCGAGCGGCTCTCAGGAGCTCCGTGATCCAGGAGCTGAGGCAGCAGTACAGCGACGCCCCCGATGAGATCCGGGAGCGGCGAGACTTCCAGAGCGAGCGGGACAGCCGCGAGGAGCTGCACAGGTTTCTGCGAATTTCTGAGAAGCGGTGGCGGCGGCGAATCCCAATGTCTGTAGctttaagtgttgttttttgtttccccccGCGTCCAGGAAGAATTACGAGGAGTCCATGATGGTGCGTCTGAACATGCCGAAGCATCAGAAGAACAGCAAGAAGAGAGGCATGATGGCCATGTCCGGCCAGCTCAGCGGCATCACACACTTCAGCGACATCACGGCTCTGACTGGCGGCGAGGGCGGCCAGGTCCGTACTCACTGTAACATCATATTGTTTGGGTTCGGCTAGAAATCATTGTGAGATACAATGGATTCTCAACAGGAACAATTTATATTGACTCTAATTCAGCTTGGGCTGCAACTAGAACCTACTTACTATCAGATAGAACACGACACACAGGTCTAGCATGTTTAACTTGAGATATTTAGGTATTTAAGTGGCCCAGTTATGAGGGGGAAGTGTTGGCAGCAGCTACAGGTTTGGCATACCACCCCCCCAGCCCCTTTCAATTCACTGTGAGCCGTCATAAAAGCACTAATGAGTGGGGAGTAGTGACTGCTGCTTGCAGATGTGGAAAAACCCTTCAGTGAAGTGTATTTAATAGGACTTGGAAAATCCAATGCGCTATGTTTAGATTTAGTCCTGGACACAATGAGAAGCCATAAATAGATAGTCGCTAACTGTGTCAGTGCGGTATGAATGGCACCATTGTGGACCGTGATTGAGACGCCTTTCTTTATTGGCGCAGGATGGAGATAACCCGCGAcccaagaaaaagaagaaagtgatgaagaagaaaaccaaaagGAGAGGTGAGGACTTTCCACTTAGATAAAAATAGAGTCGATTTACTTTCATGCATGTGTTGTGAAAAGCTGCTGTAGCATTTCGGTAGAGCTTCCTGCACCAGAGCCGCACAGCTGGatcacatttgtctttttttaaaaacaaaaactaattacaaccagttttatattttaaatcatgATTCAGGTGAAATGCAGCGATGTCTGTTAATAACACACacctttctcctctctgcagctttcaAGAAGCACAGATAACCCGGAAACACCAAACACCAAGAGGATTTCGTACAAACAGTCATCAGTGTTTGTTGAATTTATCATCTTTGTACCGAGTTGTTTAATCCCTCACAGCCTTTAAACAAGACTTTTTCATTGACTTTTGTGGAATAAACATTTTACTGTTGACCTTCGGTTGTGTGGCATATTTCCTCTTCACATCAAATGGCAGCCACTTTGCCTCGGAGCATCAGATAGGACAAAAATATCAGACAATTTAAGAGGTTTAAATTCTCTTATACGTCTAGTTAACAGCCTGCCAGGAGGGCTGTGATAACGTGGAGGATGAAATGTGAATTTTAGTCGCACCTCCCAGACAAGCAGCCTGATGTTGATCATGTGAGGCCTTCATCAAAAACTGGCACGTGTCAAATTATCCTagataattaaaatactgatgCTAAATTATTCAGCCGGTTAACGGCCCCTTGCTGATTACACTAGTCAGGACATTTTATGACACATGGTTGCATCAGCAGCCGTCCACGCTGTGGTGCGGTGGAATCAACAATCAGGGACTGGGCTGATAAAAAGGAGGCCGGCTCCATCCTGGGATGTCCTCGGCGGAGCAGgtgggggagaggaggatgttggccAAACTGTCAGACATCCTGATCCCGGTCGACCCCTCTCACCCTGCCTTATGAGACTGTTGGGACATTGGGGAGTTCCTCCACTACACccacagaggaaggaggaggcttTCAGAGGTCGTTTGTCCCGGTAGTAGTCAGGACTCTTCAACCACAGCGAGTTTCTACAACCAAAGGGCAGTTAATTCTTTCCTGGAATACCCATATCTCTGCTACTTTCATTCTTAAGTATATAatttctttacttctttttccAACATCAGTCCTATTACAGTTATTCAAGATACCCACAGATGTCAATATCTATATTCAGCCTTTTATATAACAATTTTTTCACCAAACTTACTAGTTATTTACTTGATACAAACTTGTCTGCAAATATTTTTAGTACTGCGTTTCCCTTCAGATGTAAGACCTGAATTTCTCCACATTCACAATGAAGTCTGGTCCCTCATCTCATAAATGGTATTGAAACAGTTTCATCACAGATTTGTTTgtacaaaatagaaaaagaaaaaaaaaaaatcagacagaCTCGGTCTCATTTTTAcacaatgtctttattttttttttcctaattacAGACTCatgggttaaaaataaaattaaaaaaagcaaaacatttgtTCAAACCCACTCCCCCTTTtcaaaaagaaccaaaaaaaaagaaaagaaaaaaagaaggaaaaaaaaaaagtcttcacaCAAAACCCACCCCTGACTTTGCCCTGGCCTAAAATGACAGCTCCGGCCCACtcctttcatttaattaatgatCAATGCGGTGGTTAGCTCGTCAACCTTCCTCAGACCAGCCGTGACTGCACTGCGCGTCGTcagagaaaggggggggggggggggggcacctcGAGGTCGGCACTGtacacccccccccaaaaaaacacccTCGTCTCTGGCCCTGCCTTCCTCGCTCTCACACAAACTTGCCTGCCTGCCACTCCGCTAAGTTGGCTTCAGCTCTCTGTATATAAAtcatgtgtgtgttgggttgGCTGCCTGTGAAGTGCCATCTGTACtgcagtgtgctgtgtgtgtgtgtgtgtgtgtgtgtgtgtgtgtgtgcgtgttgaacatgtgtgtttctcgatgatgtgtgtgtgtgtgtttgtatgattTGCAGTGTGAAAAGGAATAAAAGCGTCATCAGCGTTTGCTGTTGTAGTAAATGCCCCCCGCGGCGGGCCTGTGGTCgccctgcccccctcccccgcccccccacacCGACAGGATGGGGTGAGTGTGCATAGcgggagcagagagagagagagatgctgcGGAGACAGTGGGGGGGGCCGGCGCCACCTGGGGAGGGGTTGTCAGCCTCCACTGGTCCTGAAACCTGAAACGACAAGAAGTGGTCTAAtatacagagagaggagggggggagggaaagggagggagagacaggagacaaggtgcacagagggaggggagggaagtggggagggggcgggggcgggggctGGGGCGGGGGGACAGGCGGAGGAAGGGAGATGGAGGGCTTgcacgaaaaaataaaaacatcggATGCctgctgaaataataataataataataataaaaataaaggggGAGCTGCGGCCATGCCTCGACGGTGACGAGCAGTTGGGGGCGGGGGGCAAACCAATAACCCcccaaccacaaaaaaaaaaaaagaaaacaaaactagaCATTATGCATGTACAATAGTGACGGCCCACCACTGTCCAGAGGTCAGTGGACAGCAAAGACACCCATGGTGTGTGATGagccaaagaggaggaggaggggggagacaaAAGCACGAGATGTAAAAAATGCAGGGAGGGTtagaggggggggaggagggaagagcAGCGGACACAAAAGGGGGTGGAGAGGGTGGGGAAGGTAATGATATACTCCAAAGCACAAACTTGACACAACAAATACTTCAATAGCTAGTGGAAGTCTCACACACACGTATGTTacattaaacaaaattaatGAACAGTATTTCTCGTTTCCCCcgtttttcttgcttttgttttttttttttttcctttctttttggtggaggtggtggtggtggtggtggtggtggtggagggtgaGTGGGTGGGCTGTGTTGGTGATGGTGTGAAAGCAGGAGGTCACAGCCAGACCCAAAGGAGACACATCTGCAGCCTGAGATAccatcatcttctttttttttttttctccctccccctcaaaaccaaaaaaaataaaaaaaaaaataaaaaaataaaaaaattataataggaaaataggaaacaaaacaaaggaaaaactgccaccgcacccccccccctccccaccccgcCCCCGCACAGTGGTCAACGTATACCTTACCAGGTGTGACCGCATCAACCTCTGCAcacgcacgctcacacacaacCTCACACCGCAGGCCAGCCAGTCTCTCTGTCCaggagagggtttttttttttcattttttgtcttttttctctctcttctggGTTACTCCTTCTTTATTGTTGGGAAAGGGGAGGACTTTCTTTCaacgtgtatgtgtgcgtgtgtgtttttcttttctttttttttatatatatatgggaaCAGAGAAGGGGGGGAGAGGGTTGATAGTAAGGGAGTATAttggggagggggtggagggtgtTTAGTAAGGGGAATACCACGATGTTGTTCGCCCTCGGCCcctggaaaagagagagaaaaagagggtgagtttttttctgtttggcttAAGAAGACGGACACCAATTTCCTGGTGTGATATCAaaaaatggtgtgtgtgtgtgattgtgggCGGAGAAAGGGTCTGAATTTCAGTCCTGGAAgtgaacaaaatggaaaaaaaaataaataaaacaatgggtTCATGAATCATTAAGTAGACATACCGTCTTAAAGGTATAGTGCCTTTGAGTTTACATGTGGAAGAATAGTCTACAGTGGTGAAAGAAGCTGAAAGCAGCTTCGTcaggagaggaaaaaagtgtttaatttgCAGATATCAGGACAAAATGAtcggtgtgtgggtgtgagggGACGGCAAAGgcactccctctccctctttctctctctctgtctctctctgtgtgtttgagagCTGCCTCTGGGGTGGATGGGGAGGGTCACTGTTGGGGAAAGACCTTGGAGGACAAACGGCACCACACATATACCCCCAGCAAGACGCAGTgcgcacacagaaacacacacgcacacacacacacacacacgttttcaggggagagaggggaacgTGACTCCCAACCCCGGACGCACTCACGAAAGCCAGGTAGCATTCAGCCTCTCGCACGCCATTCACCGTTTCTCACGCGACACAAATCAGTGGCAACGAACACAAAAAAAGGTCGCGCTGGGGCTGAACGCCCAGCGGCCGACAGGCTAGATGCTGAGGTCAGGCTGCAGTAATGAACCCTCGTTTCTGGGAGTGAACGCTGTAAAGCTGAAACTgaaggtgtgcgtgtgtgagtgggttggggtgggggtcATGTACATGCAGGGACACAAGCACAAAGAACACGTCGTAGATACAGTGTGTCTGTCTTCTGGTCGCgtcaaaatcttttttttttctcgccacCGTGGCGACTTGAGAAGATACCAGACGGGTTTATTAGACGCGCATTAACGTGAACGGCGTTAATGTTCTGTTAAGGTCCGAGGGGCGAGACAAAAGCCATCGCCCGGCCTCTGCCGTTCACTCCTGCCAGATATGGACACTCGCCACATCCTTGTTAAATCTTAACTTCACATAAAACagagccaataaaaaaaaaaaagctaaaaaaactAGACAGAACACGAGCGTATCACTTGGACTGCGATTCGACGATCGGAGCCAAGCACTCTGAAATCTTCCCAAGCTCACAATAGGTCAACAGCAAAGATTTTGAACTCATGGATATTTACCCACGGGCAAGACAAGGCACCGCAGAGACGCGTTAATCGGTTCAGACCCGAGCCCGACTCCGTTCCGCTGCAGCACGGCTCAGACTACTGATGAACCCCCCCTGATTTAGCAACCAGACGGCTCTCCCCTGCAAGACGCACTCGAGGCCAGTTCAAGTGGAACAACTCTCTGCAGATCATTACATATTAACCAATCACGTCCGATAATGTGAGGAGACTTTATGCAGTTATCAGGAAATCCAAAGAGGGTGTTTTCTAGAAATACaatcattgcacacaagttggTAATGGCCACAAGAGTCACGAGGCAGACTgcctccgtttttttttttgtttttttttatataaatgggACATCTTGCCCACATC
It contains:
- the cebp1 gene encoding CCAAT/enhancer binding protein (C/EBP) 1, with translation MMSDSRVSSVIQEWVSSYPPQALNPVPSNQAAPSNHMSQMDMISYSQSQGMIRGGGDDRVAEQMMGLSYLPYTSSCHSNASSVASTHHHQSHGNTQQDFSSFLLPTLRAPVTKRSISKDSVEYRMRRERNNIAVRKSRDKARRRILLTQQRAMQLQEENQKLQLRIGQLTQELDTLKHILSQRHLQGSEEGAARESSI
- the ngdn gene encoding neuroguidin; the protein is MAAPVDNDLIQSDLPKAVQLLNDLTEQVASVTSHVRELLTKVKDGAFKTSKGLSFLDLRYHLLLFYLQDLTHLISIKTDGGKIKDSEALNRVVTIRTVLEKMRPLDHKLKYQIDKLVRTAVTGSLAENDPLQLRPNPENLISKLDESEESEDEAENKAASEKKAAHSSGRKYVPPKIAPMHYEGDMTEADRKKAQVERQRRAALRSSVIQELRQQYSDAPDEIRERRDFQSERDSREELHRKNYEESMMVRLNMPKHQKNSKKRGMMAMSGQLSGITHFSDITALTGGEGGQDGDNPRPKKKKKVMKKKTKRRAFKKHR